The sequence CGCCTTGCCCATCTCCTCGCGTATCGCCGTAATAATACCACAATGTTCTTGTACTGCAACATTGCGCTCTTCAACTTCTGTTGTCATTGTCATGATGTTGTCCCTTCTCTTAAATTGCTTTTTACGTTAACAGGATATTAATGCCCCTTGAAAAAAACAACACAAAAAAAATCCTGCTGTCGAAACAGCAGGATTTTATGCCCGAAAGAGGACTTGAACCTCCAACCTTCGCATTACGAATGCGCTGCTCTACCAAATTGAGCTATCCAGGCGTAATAAGAAACTACATTTTAGGAAAAGTCTTTTTTTATAACAATCATTTTCTCTCTTTATACCCATGAAAGGCGCCGTAAAGCCGCTTTACTTTTAAATACATCTAATGATACCCTATATACTATGGATAATTCTTTTTTAGATAACGCCCCTCTTGGCAATGAAGTTGTGTATTCTTCGGAGTATTCACCGTCATTGTTATACCCCATACCACGCAAACATGGACGCGATATTTTAGGTATCGAGGAGCCGCTGCCTTTTGAAGGCGCTGACATTTGGAATGCTTATGAGCTCTCTTGGCTCGACGCCAAGGGTAAGCCCTGCGTCGCAATAGGCTCTATTACCTTCCCATGTTCCTCGAGGAACATTATCGAGTCCAAGTCTTTGAAACTATATCTCAACTCTTTCAGCACAAAAGCCTTCACTTCTGTCGAAGAACTTTCTTTTATAATAGAAAAAGACTTGTCGGATGTCGCCGAAGCTCCTGTATCAATAAAAATTACATCTTCTGAAGATTTCCTTCCTGCGCAGTCCTACTGTAGCGGCTTCTGTCTCGACGGCCTAGACGTCACAATCGATACATATACGCCAAACGCAGACTTCCTCTGCTGTAGAGATAACATCGTCGAAGAAAGCCTTTTTTCGCACCTTCTAAAGACGAACTGCCCTAAAACAGGACAACCGGACTGGGCGTGTATTATTATCGATTACAGGGGCCCTGCTATCGATCGTGAAGGCCTTTTAAAATATATTGTGTCTTTCCGCGAACACAATGATTTCCATGAGCAGTGCGTTGAAAAGATCTTCGTCGACATCCTTTCCCGCTGTTCTCCTGAGAGGCTTATGGTGTATGCTCGCTATACGCGTCGTGGTGGCGTCGACATAAACCCCTTCCGCGCTAACTATGCTGTATCTCCTGAAAACGCATCGATCTTCAGGCAATAGGCACATATTTCTTGCGAAAAAAGAGATTTTGAGCGATAATATTTTTTGTTACCATGCACCGGTAGCTCAACTGGATAGAGTACCCGGCTACGAACCGGGCGGTTAGAGGTTCGAATCCTCTCCGGTGCAAATTCTTCTAAGAGCTTCTCTATGATTGATATCACTCTCTTTCCTTCAGGCCCCTTCCAAACCAACGCTCTTGTTGTGTCTTGTACTATCACCAAACAGGCCCTTATCGTCGATCCTGCCCCCAATAGCTTCGCCCCTATACGCCGCCACATAAAAGAACACAACCTTACTGCTACAACGATACTTCTCACACATTCTCATTGGGACCATTTCGCCGACACCGCAAAGGTTAAGGCGACCTATAACATTCCTGTACTCGTCCACCGCGACGATGCTCCTAACCTCATCAATCCCGGCGCCGATGGGCTTCCGCTTCCCGATGATATTGAAGGCGTCGATCCTGACGGCTTCCTTGAAGACGGCATGATAATCTCTGTAGGAGAATCAAGCCTACGCGTCATCCATACTCCCGGCCATTCTCCGGGGTCTGTATGTTTCTACTGTGCCGAGGACAATATTGTCATCACCGGAGACACTCTCTTTAAG comes from Waddliaceae bacterium and encodes:
- the queF gene encoding NADPH-dependent 7-cyano-7-deazaguanine reductase QueF; the protein is MDNSFLDNAPLGNEVVYSSEYSPSLLYPIPRKHGRDILGIEEPLPFEGADIWNAYELSWLDAKGKPCVAIGSITFPCSSRNIIESKSLKLYLNSFSTKAFTSVEELSFIIEKDLSDVAEAPVSIKITSSEDFLPAQSYCSGFCLDGLDVTIDTYTPNADFLCCRDNIVEESLFSHLLKTNCPKTGQPDWACIIIDYRGPAIDREGLLKYIVSFREHNDFHEQCVEKIFVDILSRCSPERLMVYARYTRRGGVDINPFRANYAVSPENASIFRQ
- a CDS encoding MBL fold metallo-hydrolase, giving the protein MDITLFPSGPFQTNALVVSCTITKQALIVDPAPNSFAPIRRHIKEHNLTATTILLTHSHWDHFADTAKVKATYNIPVLVHRDDAPNLINPGADGLPLPDDIEGVDPDGFLEDGMIISVGESSLRVIHTPGHSPGSVCFYCAEDNIVITGDTLFKGSIGNLSFPTSEASKMWASLEKLIALPPQTNFIPGHGASSQLSKESWLPNAKELFGY